The Streptomyces achromogenes DNA segment GAGTAACGGCAGCAGCGGTCGGGCCCGGCGTCGTCCTCACGGCGCCGGGCCCTTCTGCCGTTCCGTCAGTTCCAGGTCCGGGCGCGCAGCGGCAGCCCGGAGTCCCCGGAGCCGGGGGTGCGCACGGCCAGGACCTGGTTGACGCCGATGCGGTTGCGTTCGAAGGCGACCGCGGAGGCGGCCATGTAGAGCCGCCAGACGCGGGCGCGGCCGGGCCCGGCCAGGCGGACGGCCCGATCCCAGCCGTCCTCCAGACGGGTCACCCAGCGGCGCAGGGTGAGGGCGTAGTGCTCACGGATCGACTCGACGTCGCGGACCTCGAAGCCGGCCCGTTCGAGCTGGGCGACGGTGGCGCCGAGGGGAGCGAGTTCGCCGTCCGGGAAGACATAGGCGTCGATGAAGGCGTCCACGTCGTAGGCCGACTCGTCGCGTTGCGGACGGCGGGCGATCTGGTGGTTGAGGAGCCGGCCGCCCGGCCGCAGCAGCGCGTGCAGGGCGCGCGCGTACGCGAGGTACTTGTCGGCGCCGACGTGTTCGGCCATGCCGATGGAGGAGACGGCGTCGAACGGGCCGTCGGCGACGTCCCGGTAGTCCTGGACGCGGATCTCGACCCGGTCGGTGAGGCCGGCGTCGGCGACCCGCTTGCGGGCGTAGGCCGCCTGCTCCCGGGAAAGGGTGATCCCGACGACGCGCACGTCGTGCTCGCGGGCCGCGTGGATCGCCATCGAGCCCCAGCCGCAGCCGACGTCCAGCAGCCGCTGACCGGGTGTCAGGGCGAGTTTGCGGCAGACGAGTTCGAGCTTGTCGCGCTGGGCGTCCTCGAGAGTGCCGTCCGGGGTCTCCCAGTAGGCGCAGGAGTACACCATGGACGGGCCGAGGACGAGTGCGTAGAAGTCGTTGCCGACGTCGTAGTGGTGGCTGACGGCGCGTCTGTCGGTGCGCCGGGTGTGCAGGTGCCGGCCTCTGCGGACCTCCTGGCGGGGCGGGGCGGGCGGCAGCGGGGGGCCGGCGAGCTTCAGCAGCCCGCGGACGGCGGCACGGAAGTCGGGGTCGCGCAGGGCCTGGGAGAGGGTGCGGGCGTCGTCGCCGCGCTCCCAGACAAGGCCGGAGAGCAGGTCGACCGCGGTGTACAGGTCGCCCTCGATGTCCACGTCGCCGGCCACCCAGGCGCGGGCGAGGCCCAGTTCGCCGGGCTTGAAGAGCAGACGGCGCAGGGCTCTGCGGTGGTGCGCGACGAGGACGGGGGCGCCGGGCGGGCCCGCCTGCGAACCGTCCCAGGCGCGGACGCGCAGCGGGAACGGAGCGCCCAGCAACTGTTCGACGAGTCCATGGAGCCGCGGCGCGGCGTCAGCCATGATGCACACCTCCGTGACGGTGATCCCGGAATGTCCTGTCACCACGTAAACACGAGGGGGTGCGGTGTCCAGTCCCGCGACGCCGTCACGGCTGGGCAAAATACCGGCACACGGCACACGCCGGACGACACCCGCCGCACGCCGGTGCCGCCGACGGGGCGGAGACGGCGGCGGACGCGTCAGAGCGCGTCGAGGGCTTCGGGCGTGATGTCGATGCCGATGCCGTAGGGAACGCCCACCTTGAGCAGGTCGCGGTGGGTGCCGGTGAATCCGTAGGTCTTGGTCACCGGGTCGAGCTCGTAGGTGCGGACCGGGGGCTGCTGGTTCGCCTCGGCCAGCTCGACCAGCCAGAAGTGCGGGATGCCCGCGGCGGCGTACTTGTGGGGCTTGGTGTCGCGGTCGCGGGCCTCGGAGTCCGGGGAGACCACCTCCACGGCGAGCAGGACGTCGGCTGCCTGGAAGCGGGCCGGTCCAGGTCGGTCACGGCCTCCGCGCGCACGACGCTGACAAAGGGTGACAACGCGTGCCGCGCCCCGGCCGCGGGACGCCGAAGGGGCCGCCCGCACCACGGATGGCGGACGGCCCCTTCGGGGGTGTTCAGTGACCGCGGGCCCGCAGGCCCGAGGTCGGGTGACCTGAGGTCAGGAGGCGTTGGCCTTCTCGTTCTCGGTCTTCGCGGCAACCGGCTTCGCGGCGACCGGCGCCGGCTTGGCGGCCTCGTAGAACTCCTCGCGCGGGGACTCCAGCGCGCCCAGCGCCACGACCTCGCGCTTGAGGAACATGCCGAGGGTCCAGTCGGCGAAGACGCGGATCTTGCGGTTCCAGGTCGGCATCGCCATGCCGTGGTAGCCGCGGTGCATGTACCAGGCGAGACGGCCCTTGAGCTTGATCTTCACCTTGCCCATGACGATCATCGCGACGCCCTTGTGGAGGCCGAGGCCCGCCACCGCACCCTTGTTGGAGTGCTCGTAGTCCTTCTGCGGGAAGCCCCGCATACCGGAGATCACGTTGTCGCCGAGGACCTTGGCCTGACGCAGCGCGTGCTGCGCGTTCGGCGGGCACCAGGCGTTCTCGACGCCGGCCTTGCGGGCGGCGACGTCGGGAACCTGGGCGTTGTCGCCGGCGGCCCAGATGTAGTCGGTGCCCTGGACCTGGAGGCTGGGCGCGGTGTCGACGTGACCACGCGGGCCCAGCGGGAGGCCGTAGCGGGCGAGGACGGGGTTCGGCTTGACGCCGGCCGTCCACACGATGGTGTTCGAGTCGACCTCGAGGCCGTTCTTCAGCACGACGTGGCCGTCGACGCAGGAGTCCATGGAGGTGGAGAGGTAGATCTCCACGCCGCGGCTCTCCAGGTGGGCCTTGCCGTACTGGCCGAGCTTCGGGCCGACCTCGGGCAGGATCTTGTCCGCGGCGTCGACCAGGATGAAGCGCATGTCCTCGCGGGACACCGTCTTGTAGTACTTGGCCGCGTCGCGGGCCAGGTCCTCGACCTCACCGATGGTCTCCGCACCGGCGAAGCCGCCGCCGATGAAGACGAAGGTGAGCGCCTTGCGGCGGATCTCCTCGTCCGTGGTGGAGTCGGCCTTGTCCAGCTGCTCGAGGACGTGGTTGCGCAGGCCGATGGCCTCCTCGACGCCCTTCATGCCGATGCCCTGTTCGGCGAGGCCGGGGATCGGGAAGGTGCGGGAGACCGCGCCGAGCGCGATCACCAGGTAGTCGAAGGGCAGCTCGTACGCCTCGCCCACGAGCGGGGCGATCGTGGCGACCTTGCGGTCCTGGTCGATGGTGGTGACCCGGCCGGTGAGGACCTCCGCCTTGGGCAGCACGCGTCGCAGCGGGACGACGACATGGCGCGGGGAGATGTTGCCGGCGGCGGTTTCGGGGAGGAAGGGCTGGTAGGTCATGTACGACCGGGGGTCGACGACCGTGACGGTCGCCTCGCCGTAGCGCATCTTCTTGAGAATGCGCCGAGCTGCGTACAGGCCTACGTACCCACCGCCTACTACGAGGATCCTGGGACGCTCCGTGGTGCTCATGCCATCGAGTATCCACCCGGTTCAGGGGGGTCGCTCGTGCGCCCCTTCACAAGCTTCCCGAGGGTGTGTGCTATCCTCCGCGACCCGCGTGATCCACCTCATGGCGGAGAACGGGAACCAGCGTGTAGGGCATGGCGTTGTCAATGCCGCGTGAGCTGCCTCTCCGGCTCCGGAAGGCCTCTGTGAGCGCCCCGCGGCGAGCCTCACGGGACACCCGCCGAGACGTCCCCGTCCGCCTCTTTTGAACACGTTCACACGGGGGTTGGGCCCTCGGAGGGGTCAACCGGGACACGATCGTCCTCCGACGGGGCCGAATTCCTTGTGAAGAACTTCACGAACTTTCCCGGCGGTGTGTCGCGAGAACATGCCGAAGGGGCCCCGAAGGGCCCCCAGGACTGCTCATCCGCGCATCCTTCCTGCTCAGCAGAGTGCGCGGAGCGGCCCGGCCGAGGACTACGCGACCGACCACGCGATGCCGTCGAGGATGTCGTGTTCGCTCACGACGACCTCCTGCGCACCGGTGCGCTCCATGATCGCCAGCAGCACCAGCGCGCCCGCCCCGATCACGTCCACCCGGCCCGGGTGCATCGCTCCGATCGCCGCCCGCTCGGCGTGGGTCGAGCGCAGCAGCCGCCCGGTGATCGCGCGGACCTCGTCGTGCGAGACGCGCGAGTGGTGGATGGCCGCCGAGTCGTACGCGGGCAGCCGCTGGGCGATCGCCGAGACCGTGGTGACCGAGCCGGCCAGGCCGACCAGGGTGCGCGCCTCGCGCAGCGGGACCGTCCGCTCGGCGAGGTCGAGGGCGGCCTCGATGTCGGCGCGCATCGCCGCGATCTGCTCCTCGGACGGCGGGTCGGTGACCTTCCCGTCCACGACCAGGTGCCGCTCGGTCATCCGCACGCAGCCGACGTCGACCGAACGCGCGGCGCGCACCCGGTCGTCGCCGACGACGAACTCCGTCGAGCCGCCGCCGATGTCCACCACCAGGTAGGGGCGGGCCAGGTCGTCGCGGCCGGTGAGCTCCTTCGTGGCGCCGGTGAACGAGAACTCGGCCTCCTGGTCGCCGGTGATGACCTCCGGCTCGACGCCCAGGATGTCCAGCACCCCGCGCACGAACTCCTCCCGGTTCTCGGCGTCCCGGGAGGCGGACGTGGCGACGAACCGCAGGCGCTGCGCGCCGAGTTCCTTGACGGCGGCCGCGTACTCCCGGCAGGCGGCGAACGTCCGCTCCAGCGCCTCGGGCGCGAGCCGGCCGGTGCGGTCGACGCCCTGGCCGAGCCGGACGATCGTCATGCGGCGGTCCAGGTCGACGAGTTCGCCGGTTTCCGGGTCCGCGTCGGCGACGAGCAGCCGGATGGAGTTCGTACCGCAGTCGACGGCGGCGACCCGGGTCACGGGGCCTCCCCCTCGGCCGGCTGGGCAAGGGTCACGCAGGCGCCCTTGCGCCACCACTCGGGGAGCATCTCCAGCGCCTCGTCGCCGAGCGGGTTCACGCCCGGGCCGGCGGCCAGCGAGTGGGCCACCAGGACGTGCAGGCACTTCACCCGGTCCGGCATGCCGCCCGCGCTGGGGAAGTTCCGCAGCTCCTCGATCTCGTCCCGCCGCCGGACGTAGTCCTCGTGCGCGGCCCGGTAGGCGGCGGCGAGCTCGGGGTCGGACCGCAGCCGCTCCGTCATCTCCTTCATCACGCCGTTCGCCTCCAGCGTGCCGATCGCCGAGTTGGCCTTCGGGCACGTCAGGTAGTACAGCGTCGGGAAGGGGGTGCCGTCGGGCAGGCGCGGGGCCGTCTCGACGACGTCCGGATGACCGCACGGGCAGCGGTGCGCGATCGCGCGCAGGCCGCGCGGCGGGCGTCCGAGCTGCTGCTTGAAGGCCTCGACGTCCGCGTCGGTGGGCTCGGTGCGCGGAGTGGTCGGCGGGGGCGTCTGCATGCCTGTCTTTCCATCGGTGAAGTCGGTCGGTCAGCGGTCGGAGGCGTCGGACTTGTCGACCCCGTCCCAGACGTTGGAGTACCAGGGGCGGTCGGCCGCCCCGAGGTCGGCGCGCGAGCGCCTGACGGCGTCCGGGTCGACGACGATGTAGCCGGTCTCCCCCGGCAGCACGTAGTGCAGCCGCAGCCGGATCTGCTGCTCGGCGTACGCGTCGTCCTGCCAGCGCGCCTTGAGGTCGCGCAGCTGCTCGACGCGCTCGCCGGCCTGCTGCTTCTCGCGCTCCAGGTCGGCGATCTCGGCGCGCTGGGAGACGTACTGGCGCATCGGGTAGGCCAGGGCCACGATCAGCGTGCACAGCACGAGCGCCAGCAGGGCGGCTCGGCCGGTGAGGCGGGAGCGGCGGGCCTGGCGTTTGGTCTGCGAACGGTAGACGCGGGCCGCGGTCTGCTCGCCGAGCAGCTTGATCCTGGTCGCGGTGGAGAAACGGTCCCGGTCCTTCACGGCCATGTGCTGCGCCTCCCGTCTCCCACGTGCGTACGTCCCCGCACACGGTACGGGACCGAGTACGGGGACGTTCGTGCGACTGGCTAGGCCTTACCCCGGGTGGGGTCAGCCGTTGCCGCGCTCAGTGATTCGCGAGCCGAGCTCAGTGGTTCGCGGAGCGGAACCGCGGGAAGGCGGAGCGGCCCGCGTACACCGCGGCGTCGTCGAGGATCTCCTCGATGCGCAGCAGCTGGTTGTACTTGGCGACGCGGTCCGAGCGGGCCGGGGCGCCGGTCTTGATCTGACCGCAGTTCACCGCGACGGCGAGGTCGGCGATGGTGACGTCCTCGGTCTCGCCGGAGCGGTGGGACATCATGCACTTGAAGCCGTTGCGCTGGGCCATCTCGACGGCGTCCAGGGTCTCGGTCAGCGAGCCGATCTGGTTGACCTTGACGAGCAGGGCGTTGGCGGAGCCCTCCTCGATGCCGCGGGCCAGGCGCTCCGGGTTGGTGACGAAGAGGTCGTCTCCGACGATCTGGACCTTGTCGCCCAGCTTGTCGGTGATGACCTTCCAGCCGGCCCAGTCGTCCTCGTACAGCGGGTCCTCGATGGAGACGAGCGGGTACGCGGAGACGAGCTCCTCGTAGTACTCGGTCATCTCGGCGGCCGAGCGGGACTTGCCCTCGAACTCGTACTTGCCGTCCTTGTAGAACTCGGACGCGGCGACGTCGAGCGCGAGCGCGATCTGCTCGCCGGGGACGTAACCGGCCTGCTGGATGGCCTCGATGATGAGGTCGAGCGCGGCGCGGTTGGACTCCAGGTTCGGGGCGAAGCCGCCCTCGTCGCCGAGGCCGGTGGACAGGCCCTTGGTCTTCAGCACCTTCTTGAGGGTGTGGTAGACCTCGGCGCCCCAGCGCAGGGCCTCGGAGAAGGACTCCGCGCCGATCGGGGCGATCATGAACTCCTGGATGTCCACGTTGGAGTCGGCGTGCGAGCCGCCGTTCAGGATGTTCATCATCGGAACGGGCAGCAGGTGCGCGTTCGGGCCGCCCAGGTAGCGGAACAGCGGCAGGTCGCTGGCCTCGGAGGCGGCGTGCGCCACGGCGAGCGAGACGCCGAGGATCGCGTTGGCGCCGAGCGAGCCCTTGTTGTCGGTGGCGTCCAGGTCGAACATGGCCTGGTCGATCAGGCGCTGCTCGGTGGCGTCGTAGCCGACGAGCTCCGGGCCGATCTGCTCGATGACGGCGAGGACGGCCTTCTCGACGCCCTTGCCCTGGTAGCGGTTCGGGTCACCGTCGCGCAGCTCGATGGCCTCGAAGGCGCCCGTGGAGGCGCCGG contains these protein-coding regions:
- the eno gene encoding phosphopyruvate hydratase is translated as MLVPSIDVVVAREILDSRGNPTVEVEVGLDDGSTGRAAVPSGASTGAFEAIELRDGDPNRYQGKGVEKAVLAVIEQIGPELVGYDATEQRLIDQAMFDLDATDNKGSLGANAILGVSLAVAHAASEASDLPLFRYLGGPNAHLLPVPMMNILNGGSHADSNVDIQEFMIAPIGAESFSEALRWGAEVYHTLKKVLKTKGLSTGLGDEGGFAPNLESNRAALDLIIEAIQQAGYVPGEQIALALDVAASEFYKDGKYEFEGKSRSAAEMTEYYEELVSAYPLVSIEDPLYEDDWAGWKVITDKLGDKVQIVGDDLFVTNPERLARGIEEGSANALLVKVNQIGSLTETLDAVEMAQRNGFKCMMSHRSGETEDVTIADLAVAVNCGQIKTGAPARSDRVAKYNQLLRIEEILDDAAVYAGRSAFPRFRSANH
- a CDS encoding NAD(P)/FAD-dependent oxidoreductase codes for the protein MSTTERPRILVVGGGYVGLYAARRILKKMRYGEATVTVVDPRSYMTYQPFLPETAAGNISPRHVVVPLRRVLPKAEVLTGRVTTIDQDRKVATIAPLVGEAYELPFDYLVIALGAVSRTFPIPGLAEQGIGMKGVEEAIGLRNHVLEQLDKADSTTDEEIRRKALTFVFIGGGFAGAETIGEVEDLARDAAKYYKTVSREDMRFILVDAADKILPEVGPKLGQYGKAHLESRGVEIYLSTSMDSCVDGHVVLKNGLEVDSNTIVWTAGVKPNPVLARYGLPLGPRGHVDTAPSLQVQGTDYIWAAGDNAQVPDVAARKAGVENAWCPPNAQHALRQAKVLGDNVISGMRGFPQKDYEHSNKGAVAGLGLHKGVAMIVMGKVKIKLKGRLAWYMHRGYHGMAMPTWNRKIRVFADWTLGMFLKREVVALGALESPREEFYEAAKPAPVAAKPVAAKTENEKANAS
- a CDS encoding Ppx/GppA phosphatase family protein, giving the protein MTRVAAVDCGTNSIRLLVADADPETGELVDLDRRMTIVRLGQGVDRTGRLAPEALERTFAACREYAAAVKELGAQRLRFVATSASRDAENREEFVRGVLDILGVEPEVITGDQEAEFSFTGATKELTGRDDLARPYLVVDIGGGSTEFVVGDDRVRAARSVDVGCVRMTERHLVVDGKVTDPPSEEQIAAMRADIEAALDLAERTVPLREARTLVGLAGSVTTVSAIAQRLPAYDSAAIHHSRVSHDEVRAITGRLLRSTHAERAAIGAMHPGRVDVIGAGALVLLAIMERTGAQEVVVSEHDILDGIAWSVA
- a CDS encoding FtsB family cell division protein → MAVKDRDRFSTATRIKLLGEQTAARVYRSQTKRQARRSRLTGRAALLALVLCTLIVALAYPMRQYVSQRAEIADLEREKQQAGERVEQLRDLKARWQDDAYAEQQIRLRLHYVLPGETGYIVVDPDAVRRSRADLGAADRPWYSNVWDGVDKSDASDR
- a CDS encoding SAM-dependent methyltransferase, which gives rise to MADAAPRLHGLVEQLLGAPFPLRVRAWDGSQAGPPGAPVLVAHHRRALRRLLFKPGELGLARAWVAGDVDIEGDLYTAVDLLSGLVWERGDDARTLSQALRDPDFRAAVRGLLKLAGPPLPPAPPRQEVRRGRHLHTRRTDRRAVSHHYDVGNDFYALVLGPSMVYSCAYWETPDGTLEDAQRDKLELVCRKLALTPGQRLLDVGCGWGSMAIHAAREHDVRVVGITLSREQAAYARKRVADAGLTDRVEIRVQDYRDVADGPFDAVSSIGMAEHVGADKYLAYARALHALLRPGGRLLNHQIARRPQRDESAYDVDAFIDAYVFPDGELAPLGATVAQLERAGFEVRDVESIREHYALTLRRWVTRLEDGWDRAVRLAGPGRARVWRLYMAASAVAFERNRIGVNQVLAVRTPGSGDSGLPLRARTWN
- a CDS encoding DUF501 domain-containing protein, with the protein product MQTPPPTTPRTEPTDADVEAFKQQLGRPPRGLRAIAHRCPCGHPDVVETAPRLPDGTPFPTLYYLTCPKANSAIGTLEANGVMKEMTERLRSDPELAAAYRAAHEDYVRRRDEIEELRNFPSAGGMPDRVKCLHVLVAHSLAAGPGVNPLGDEALEMLPEWWRKGACVTLAQPAEGEAP